In one Fluviispira vulneris genomic region, the following are encoded:
- a CDS encoding iron-containing redox enzyme family protein yields MEKKYIIRPKFIHNLWTTYESKKDFSYLTFIDNDYEVPIKKADEFLKFRGACTGHNSIDIISKRTGVDKNKIIEIVKEFDGIGMIRPNEIPMDTFSDEQVYNKFYAACNLWTEQLDDTSLFTLILEGKQTLQTFHGFLLETYHYIKIFPEIINSACKATEDQELKEILYKYYKQELGHEEFILRSLLELGFTRAEVETSVPLVSTQNILGLMKNLFTEYPFSVFLVARMIEAEGFDDKAAQNTNEKIAKIFDIPPHVLKTFFEHNKIDYELGHHKLLDDHKRFVHLNNKEDAHFILNAMHDIKHAFDLQKLEIINYYNILGNYIPRQKVDFFGV; encoded by the coding sequence ATGGAAAAAAAATATATTATTCGCCCTAAGTTTATACATAATTTATGGACTACCTATGAGAGTAAGAAAGATTTTAGCTATTTAACTTTTATAGATAATGACTATGAGGTTCCAATTAAAAAAGCAGACGAGTTTTTAAAATTTAGGGGAGCCTGCACCGGACATAATTCCATTGATATCATATCAAAAAGAACAGGTGTTGATAAAAATAAAATTATAGAAATTGTTAAAGAATTTGATGGAATTGGTATGATAAGACCTAATGAAATTCCTATGGATACTTTTTCTGATGAACAGGTTTATAATAAATTTTATGCCGCATGCAATCTTTGGACAGAGCAATTAGACGATACCAGTCTATTTACTTTAATCCTTGAAGGTAAACAAACTTTACAAACATTTCACGGTTTTTTGTTAGAGACATATCATTATATTAAAATCTTTCCAGAAATTATAAATTCTGCATGTAAAGCCACTGAGGATCAAGAATTAAAGGAAATTTTATATAAGTACTATAAACAAGAATTAGGGCATGAAGAATTTATTTTACGCTCGCTTCTTGAACTTGGTTTTACACGGGCTGAAGTTGAAACTTCTGTTCCTCTGGTTTCAACTCAAAATATTTTAGGATTAATGAAGAATCTATTTACAGAATATCCTTTTTCGGTTTTCTTAGTGGCTCGTATGATTGAAGCAGAAGGTTTTGATGACAAAGCTGCCCAGAATACGAATGAAAAAATTGCAAAAATATTTGATATTCCACCTCACGTTTTAAAAACATTTTTTGAACATAATAAGATTGATTATGAGCTAGGGCATCATAAGTTATTAGATGATCATAAAAGATTTGTTCATTTAAATAACAAAGAAGATGCGCACTTTATTTTAAATGCCATGCATGATATCAAGCATGCATTCGATCTGCAAAAACTAGAAATAATTAATTATTATAATATCTTAGGCAATTATATTCCAAGGCAAAAGGTAGACTTTTTTGGGGTTTAA
- a CDS encoding tetratricopeptide repeat protein: MIKKTFVNLLFSFIILIFISSCSSTKISSESLNYIISGNKYAEKGDFQSSANQYRLALKEEPNSTTAKRNLGLVSVKIGKYKEAIELLKDVSSYYTKDAELFYFLGEANRALGNDNDAIKAYQQSLNISPAELRVQKSLSWVYLKLGEYDQAEKLIKRNFEKNPLDLQLLLISTSIDIKKERYTKAIKAMQEFEKSDFRIVSKDQTTAETEKILLLNVLGNAYAGVNNCEKAQKIYEIVLKYRPFLASTLTDSAKCDIKANNTLLAKNKLEKAHASEPNYPEALYLLGKIYTNNDPKKAAFYYKRFVEISSEYKNLEAENKQAQASLNLLESKKFTQGKKSD, from the coding sequence ATGATAAAAAAAACATTTGTTAATTTATTATTTTCTTTTATTATATTAATTTTTATTAGTAGTTGCTCAAGTACAAAAATATCATCAGAAAGTTTAAATTATATTATTTCTGGAAACAAATATGCAGAAAAAGGTGATTTTCAAAGCTCTGCTAATCAATATCGGCTTGCTTTAAAAGAAGAACCTAATTCAACAACCGCTAAAAGAAATCTTGGGTTGGTATCTGTAAAAATTGGAAAATATAAAGAAGCTATTGAATTGTTAAAAGATGTATCATCCTATTATACAAAAGATGCAGAACTTTTTTATTTTCTCGGAGAAGCAAATAGAGCTCTAGGTAACGATAACGATGCGATAAAAGCATATCAACAATCCCTGAATATTTCTCCAGCTGAACTAAGAGTGCAAAAATCTTTAAGCTGGGTTTATTTAAAACTTGGTGAATATGATCAAGCTGAAAAATTGATTAAGAGAAATTTTGAAAAAAACCCGCTTGATTTACAATTACTCCTTATTTCAACTAGCATTGATATTAAAAAAGAACGCTACACTAAAGCCATTAAAGCTATGCAAGAATTTGAAAAATCCGATTTCCGCATTGTAAGTAAAGATCAAACAACTGCTGAAACCGAAAAAATCTTGCTATTAAATGTTCTTGGCAATGCTTATGCTGGAGTGAATAACTGTGAAAAAGCACAGAAAATATATGAAATAGTTTTAAAATATAGACCATTTTTAGCGTCTACTTTAACAGATTCGGCAAAATGTGATATAAAAGCAAATAATACACTTCTTGCTAAAAATAAACTCGAAAAAGCCCATGCTTCTGAACCAAACTATCCGGAAGCTCTCTATCTCTTAGGAAAAATTTATACCAATAATGATCCTAAAAAAGCAGCCTTTTATTATAAACGCTTTGTAGAAATTAGCTCAGAATATAAAAATCTTGAAGCTGAAAATAAGCAAGCGCAAGCTTCTCTAAATTTACTCGAGTCCAAAAAATTTACCCAAGGTAAGAAATCTGATTGA
- the rsmD gene encoding 16S rRNA (guanine(966)-N(2))-methyltransferase RsmD, with protein MRVIAGKYKRRNLTTASGNDITRPTSDRVKESIFNMLAQELHAVNVLDLFSGSGSLGIEALSRGANRVTFVEKNHEPAQCIQMNLDSLQVPNSAYSIVKSDVTRFLASYSSQEKFDLIFADPPYKSPWYAHSLEELEKAKVCNKNCTVIFEMRKDLEISIQSNIKGWSKDDERIYGKTKIEIWRKREEI; from the coding sequence ATGAGAGTAATTGCAGGAAAGTATAAAAGAAGAAATTTAACAACAGCCTCAGGAAATGACATCACTCGCCCAACTTCAGATCGGGTCAAAGAAAGCATTTTTAATATGCTTGCTCAAGAATTACATGCAGTGAATGTGCTCGATCTCTTCTCTGGCAGTGGATCTTTAGGTATTGAAGCATTGAGTAGAGGGGCAAACAGAGTCACTTTTGTCGAAAAGAATCATGAACCTGCTCAATGCATTCAAATGAATTTAGATTCTCTGCAAGTTCCCAATTCAGCCTATTCAATTGTCAAATCAGATGTGACAAGATTTCTTGCATCCTATTCTTCCCAAGAAAAATTTGATCTCATTTTTGCAGATCCTCCTTATAAATCTCCTTGGTACGCCCATTCCCTTGAGGAATTAGAAAAAGCAAAAGTTTGTAATAAAAATTGCACTGTCATTTTTGAAATGCGGAAAGATCTCGAAATTTCGATACAATCGAATATTAAAGGGTGGTCTAAAGATGACGAACGCATCTATGGCAAAACAAAAATTGAGATATGGAGAAAAAGGGAAGAAATATGA
- a CDS encoding PAS domain-containing hybrid sensor histidine kinase/response regulator: MLLRKSIEYYVKNNSLNSYVIISILFFLFTIISTSFYYFNKSFNYRYYEDLLNERKSIIFLKEIQVNLDAYNAIHSDLKVPTNSEKVLSLEQKAVEPFLQNENCFFLNSKISNSNIVISKNNVEIYRKNVKQCLDYIDEVYDQNVIKFKENSRNIYYIEIVLIFIFFSLLVSFVMYGYFITNTLDKLIKNKLLFSKIDLTVANSESLSHAIEKIMKIIAIRMGFKMGIYWEMNENNLVYKGIYSKKIELKKFILENKLNLIERMNVPKIYDGENNIKSDENIIGNKLYSNFSIRRRILIPLMYDGKYYGLYEFFGKNYIGVFQEVNLSLYHKISNYLGRLFYKNNSSVELSETRNLLEQQRFALDASAIVAITDIKGTIKYVNDKFCEISGYSREELIGFNHRKINSGFHSKEFFKDLWKTILSGKVWHSEVRNKRKNGLFYWVDSTIVPIFNAENRIIQFIAIRFDITQKKEMEEGLFKAKEEAENLARSKGWFISTMSHEIRTPLNVILGMVNLLSDEIKNEKSKKYFEVINITGNNLITILNDILDFSKLDDHKLELEKISFNLNDTIQECVSMFGIKAQEKNLILNTDIDENLPKWILGDPVRVKQVLINLLSNAIKFTDKGSIVVQTRVLVEEQNSYLIKISVIDTGIGLKPESLNKIFFSFSQADGSTNRKYGGTGLGLAICKGISKAMGGDIFVKSSYGEGSTFSFAFKAIAGEPTQIVQKEPYIDSKMAIKFPLNILVADDSVNNQFIMCKFLEKLGYTPDIANNGNEVLQIVNSKKYDVIFMDCYMPELNGFETTQKIYQTYQKKNLPWIIALTANVSNEDQIKCKETGMHDFIGKPFNMERIIESLNRLISNREISENIEDDSNFNDISLENYFIALDKDKILTHFSDDWQILSRYIELFFVYFPKMIISIDESIERKESKNIEITTHKLKGNVGSFFVNDIVNDLQILEDMGRNEDYKGAKKLFIKVKGKLNALLLALKNLLETKT, encoded by the coding sequence ATGCTATTAAGGAAATCCATAGAATATTATGTGAAAAATAATTCTTTGAATTCGTATGTTATTATATCAATTCTTTTTTTTCTTTTTACTATTATTTCGACTTCATTTTATTATTTTAATAAGTCATTTAATTATAGATATTATGAAGATTTATTAAATGAGAGAAAATCTATTATTTTTCTTAAGGAAATTCAAGTAAACTTAGATGCATATAATGCAATCCATTCGGATTTAAAAGTACCTACGAATTCAGAAAAAGTTCTCTCTTTAGAACAAAAAGCTGTTGAGCCTTTTCTGCAAAACGAGAATTGTTTCTTTTTGAATTCAAAAATTTCAAATTCTAATATAGTAATTAGCAAAAATAATGTAGAAATTTATAGAAAAAATGTAAAACAATGTTTAGACTATATAGATGAAGTTTATGATCAAAACGTAATTAAATTTAAGGAAAATTCTCGGAATATATACTATATAGAAATTGTACTCATTTTCATTTTTTTCTCTTTGCTAGTATCATTTGTAATGTATGGTTATTTTATAACTAATACATTAGATAAATTAATTAAAAATAAACTTCTATTTTCAAAAATTGATCTTACAGTTGCAAATTCTGAAAGCTTAAGTCATGCTATAGAAAAAATTATGAAGATTATTGCAATTCGTATGGGATTTAAAATGGGAATTTATTGGGAGATGAATGAAAATAATCTTGTATATAAAGGAATTTATTCTAAAAAAATAGAATTAAAAAAATTCATACTTGAAAATAAATTAAATCTGATAGAAAGGATGAATGTTCCTAAAATATACGATGGAGAAAATAATATAAAAAGTGATGAAAACATAATTGGCAATAAACTTTACTCAAATTTTTCTATAAGAAGAAGAATATTAATTCCTCTCATGTATGATGGAAAATATTATGGGTTATATGAATTTTTTGGAAAAAACTATATTGGAGTATTCCAGGAAGTTAATTTAAGCTTATACCATAAAATTTCTAATTATTTAGGTAGACTATTTTACAAAAATAATTCTTCAGTGGAATTGAGTGAAACAAGAAATCTTTTGGAACAGCAAAGGTTTGCTCTAGATGCTTCAGCCATTGTGGCAATAACAGACATTAAAGGAACTATTAAGTATGTAAATGATAAATTCTGTGAAATATCAGGTTATTCACGTGAGGAATTAATTGGCTTTAATCATAGAAAAATAAATTCAGGATTTCATTCTAAAGAATTTTTCAAAGATCTTTGGAAGACAATATTGTCAGGAAAAGTATGGCATTCTGAAGTTAGAAATAAAAGAAAAAATGGATTATTTTATTGGGTAGATTCAACTATTGTTCCTATCTTTAATGCAGAGAATAGAATTATTCAATTTATTGCAATAAGATTTGATATTACTCAAAAAAAGGAAATGGAAGAAGGTCTATTTAAAGCAAAGGAAGAAGCTGAAAACTTAGCGAGATCAAAAGGATGGTTTATATCGACCATGAGCCATGAAATTAGAACTCCTTTAAATGTTATTTTAGGTATGGTAAATTTATTAAGTGATGAAATAAAAAATGAAAAGTCTAAAAAATATTTTGAAGTTATAAATATCACTGGTAATAATTTGATTACAATTTTGAATGATATTTTAGATTTTTCAAAACTTGATGATCATAAATTAGAGCTTGAAAAAATATCATTTAATTTAAATGATACAATTCAAGAGTGTGTATCCATGTTTGGAATAAAAGCTCAGGAAAAGAATTTAATTTTAAACACTGATATTGATGAAAATTTGCCAAAATGGATTCTTGGTGATCCAGTTAGAGTCAAACAAGTACTCATTAATTTATTGAGCAACGCTATTAAATTTACTGATAAGGGCTCAATTGTTGTTCAAACGAGAGTTTTAGTAGAAGAACAAAATTCTTACCTTATTAAAATTTCAGTTATTGACACTGGGATTGGTTTGAAGCCTGAATCACTCAATAAAATTTTCTTTTCCTTTTCGCAAGCAGATGGATCTACCAATCGAAAATATGGGGGAACAGGATTAGGGCTTGCTATATGTAAAGGTATTAGCAAGGCAATGGGAGGAGATATTTTTGTTAAATCCTCCTATGGCGAGGGATCGACTTTCTCATTTGCATTTAAAGCAATTGCTGGAGAACCTACTCAAATAGTACAAAAAGAGCCGTATATAGATTCAAAGATGGCGATTAAATTTCCACTCAATATATTAGTAGCAGATGATAGTGTAAATAACCAATTTATAATGTGTAAATTTCTAGAAAAATTGGGCTATACTCCTGACATTGCAAATAATGGCAATGAAGTATTACAAATTGTAAATTCAAAAAAATATGATGTTATTTTTATGGATTGCTATATGCCAGAATTAAATGGTTTCGAAACAACACAAAAAATTTATCAAACATATCAAAAAAAGAATTTACCTTGGATTATTGCTTTGACTGCAAATGTAAGTAATGAGGATCAGATTAAGTGCAAGGAAACTGGTATGCATGATTTTATTGGTAAACCATTTAATATGGAAAGAATTATTGAATCATTAAATCGTCTCATTTCTAATAGAGAAATATCAGAAAATATTGAAGACGATAGCAATTTTAATGATATTAGTTTAGAAAATTATTTTATTGCTCTTGATAAGGACAAAATATTGACTCACTTTTCAGATGATTGGCAGATTTTGTCGAGATATATAGAATTATTTTTTGTCTATTTTCCAAAAATGATTATCTCTATAGATGAATCAATTGAAAGAAAAGAATCTAAAAACATAGAGATTACAACTCATAAATTAAAAGGAAACGTGGGAAGTTTCTTTGTGAATGATATTGTAAATGATTTACAAATTCTTGAAGATATGGGTCGTAATGAAGACTATAAAGGTGCAAAAAAACTTTTTATTAAGGTGAAAGGCAAATTAAATGCGCTTTTGCTTGCTTTAAAAAATTTATTAGAAACAAAAACTTAA
- a CDS encoding response regulator codes for MQNSNNLKKILVIDDSELDAFFIDEGLKNKNFQCFILEKTELVMQTIEDNSIDIILLDILMPNSDGNDILKKIREKYNKFELPVIMITSLNDHKNLDKSIKQGANDYITKPFHIDIAIARINNQIVLSDLYKENLQKKEIETINSIIITYNHEINNSLAIAMLALNRIENKLDEDDLQLFSKAKNALKRIEDTLKKINEIENKGISWEVYAQDKRNKILK; via the coding sequence ATGCAAAATTCAAATAATTTGAAAAAAATTTTAGTTATAGATGATAGTGAATTAGATGCTTTTTTTATAGATGAAGGATTAAAAAATAAAAATTTTCAATGTTTTATACTTGAAAAAACCGAATTAGTTATGCAAACTATTGAAGATAATTCAATTGACATTATTTTATTAGATATACTTATGCCAAATTCAGATGGGAATGATATTTTAAAGAAAATCAGAGAAAAATATAATAAATTTGAATTGCCAGTTATAATGATTACATCCTTAAATGATCATAAAAATTTAGACAAATCTATAAAGCAAGGCGCGAATGATTATATAACAAAGCCCTTTCATATAGATATAGCTATAGCTAGAATAAATAACCAAATTGTTTTAAGTGATCTATATAAAGAGAATTTACAAAAAAAAGAAATTGAAACGATTAACTCAATAATTATAACTTATAATCATGAAATAAATAATTCACTTGCAATTGCTATGCTCGCTTTAAATCGTATAGAAAATAAATTAGATGAAGATGATTTACAATTATTTTCTAAAGCTAAAAATGCGCTTAAGAGAATTGAGGATACTTTGAAAAAAATTAATGAAATTGAAAATAAAGGTATATCTTGGGAAGTCTATGCACAGGATAAGAGAAATAAAATATTGAAATAA
- the dnaE gene encoding DNA polymerase III subunit alpha, with the protein MQPEEFVHLHIHSEYSLLDGSIKVKKLVKELTKRGAKAAALTDHDAMHGVLEFYLSCQAEKINGIIGYEINVESLYLENKKQVSHLILLAENSEGYANLIKLCTIANTTGKNNVFIDSTSVTFADITQHAKGLICLTSCLKGELSTHLLNNDEKSAQFYLDKLIQIFGKKNLFIELIDNGIPEQKELIPKLVQLANNNDISIVASADVHYINKSDKETHMSLLAIKHKLQKSDVRGIPSSIDFHLPTFEEMQLKFSAYPEALQNTKKIADRCQVKIDTKSIFMPDYRQRENETSDDCLVRLSRSGLEARKGAVAHWMGQSFNENVWDEYKKRLEYELSVILKMKFSGYFLIVQDFINWAKEQKIPVGPGRGSAAGSIVTYALRITNIDPIRFNLLFERFLNPDRISMPDIDTDFCQDRRGDVLNYVYQKYGNRAVSQIVTFGRMMAKNALKNLARINGWFFHESNEFAKLIPESPGITLEQAIKEEAKIQERLDSDERARNLWESALEVEGTLSSLGIHAAGVIISDRALDERCPLLETDGQLLTQFENKYAEKIGLIKFDFLGLKTLTVIDNAVKLTQKRHNIEIDIDSIELEDPKVYEMISTAHVTGIFQLESNGMRKLIANLKPTCFTDIIAVLALFRPGPLGSGMVDDFVKRKHGETQVEYPFSELEPILSDTYGVIVYQEQVQKIAAVLANYSLGEADLLRRAMGKKDKNEMERQKSRFVSGATENGHDPQKAAELFDLMAKFAEYGFNKSHTAAYGWVTYQTAWLKTYYPTEFMTAIMTCDLDNTDKIVGYVRDCKRMKIAIRPPCVNYSRFEFSIPADKIIQFGLGAVKGLGSGIINMIVEEREKNGIFTTVPEFIARLDARKLNKKVMESLIKAGAFDSIASNRAELIANSDTWLKTIAKEAEREESTSFDIFAMFTDETPTINPKVSGANSYPIVENNKKNQSDFVFLPNILPTKVRSENCPTKIANALLPIQIKPTRPWTFYEQLAHEFATLGFYMSGHPADLIRADLKEISEISLDQAILYLEPDEVPDYKRKTVKVAGIVTLNQEKKNKDGNAFLVLKLEDGYGELEVTLFSKQYAALTESVKMGDALVVECKIKKGIEDGTVKGIVQSIDRVSNKRIELVKRIILATEENFIKSKENLQKLIHILLTNKGKTPLYMDISIPNHKLRLKAKMGNHYVTPTDNFILEIENAWPGLVRVERVYHYQIAE; encoded by the coding sequence GTGCAGCCAGAAGAATTTGTCCACCTCCATATCCATTCCGAGTACTCCCTTCTTGACGGTTCCATAAAAGTCAAAAAATTAGTAAAAGAGCTCACGAAAAGAGGGGCCAAAGCGGCTGCACTCACAGATCATGATGCCATGCATGGTGTGCTTGAATTCTATCTCTCTTGTCAGGCAGAAAAAATAAATGGCATTATTGGCTATGAAATAAATGTTGAAAGTTTATATCTTGAAAACAAGAAACAAGTTTCTCATTTAATATTACTTGCTGAAAATAGTGAAGGTTATGCAAATCTTATTAAACTGTGCACAATTGCAAATACAACTGGAAAAAATAATGTATTTATAGACTCTACTTCTGTTACTTTCGCAGATATCACTCAGCATGCTAAAGGATTAATTTGTTTAACAAGCTGTTTAAAAGGTGAGCTTTCTACGCATTTATTAAATAATGACGAAAAGAGTGCACAATTTTATCTGGACAAATTGATCCAGATCTTTGGAAAAAAAAATCTATTTATCGAACTTATTGACAATGGAATTCCAGAACAAAAAGAACTGATTCCAAAACTCGTTCAATTGGCAAATAATAACGACATTAGTATTGTTGCATCTGCAGATGTGCATTACATAAATAAAAGCGATAAAGAAACCCATATGTCACTTCTTGCAATTAAGCATAAATTGCAAAAATCGGATGTAAGAGGGATCCCAAGTTCAATAGATTTTCATTTGCCAACATTTGAAGAGATGCAATTAAAGTTCTCCGCCTATCCAGAAGCATTGCAAAATACAAAAAAAATTGCTGATAGATGTCAGGTAAAAATCGACACAAAAAGTATATTTATGCCTGATTACCGGCAAAGAGAAAATGAAACTTCCGATGACTGCCTAGTCCGTCTTTCACGCTCAGGTCTAGAAGCACGTAAAGGCGCAGTTGCCCATTGGATGGGTCAATCATTTAATGAAAATGTCTGGGATGAATATAAAAAACGCCTTGAATATGAACTCTCGGTGATCTTAAAAATGAAATTTTCGGGCTATTTTTTAATCGTTCAAGACTTTATCAATTGGGCAAAAGAACAAAAAATACCTGTTGGACCTGGTCGAGGTTCTGCTGCAGGCAGTATTGTTACCTATGCTTTGCGTATTACAAATATTGATCCCATCCGCTTTAATCTTTTATTTGAACGTTTTTTAAATCCAGACCGCATCTCAATGCCCGATATAGACACGGACTTTTGCCAAGATAGACGAGGAGATGTTCTAAATTATGTCTATCAAAAATATGGAAATCGAGCTGTCTCACAAATAGTTACATTTGGGCGAATGATGGCAAAAAATGCGCTCAAAAATCTTGCGCGTATCAATGGCTGGTTTTTTCATGAGAGCAATGAATTTGCCAAATTGATTCCAGAATCCCCTGGTATCACTCTTGAACAAGCCATCAAAGAAGAAGCCAAAATTCAAGAAAGACTCGACTCCGATGAACGCGCAAGGAATTTATGGGAAAGCGCTCTGGAAGTAGAAGGTACTCTTAGTTCTCTTGGGATACATGCTGCTGGGGTTATTATATCCGATCGTGCACTCGATGAACGATGCCCTTTGCTTGAAACAGATGGACAACTTCTCACCCAATTTGAAAACAAATATGCTGAAAAAATTGGTCTTATTAAATTTGACTTTTTAGGATTAAAAACCTTAACAGTTATTGATAATGCTGTAAAACTAACACAAAAAAGACACAATATTGAAATTGACATTGACAGTATTGAACTCGAAGATCCTAAAGTCTATGAAATGATTTCGACTGCCCATGTGACAGGTATCTTTCAGCTTGAGTCCAATGGTATGCGCAAACTCATTGCAAACTTAAAACCAACCTGTTTCACAGATATTATTGCGGTTCTTGCCCTTTTTCGCCCTGGCCCGTTAGGCTCAGGGATGGTTGACGATTTTGTCAAACGCAAACATGGTGAGACGCAAGTTGAGTACCCATTTTCTGAACTTGAACCCATTTTAAGTGACACATATGGAGTCATTGTTTATCAAGAACAGGTGCAAAAAATCGCTGCTGTTTTAGCTAATTATTCACTTGGGGAAGCGGACTTATTGAGACGCGCCATGGGGAAAAAAGATAAAAATGAAATGGAACGACAAAAAAGTCGTTTTGTTTCTGGTGCAACAGAAAATGGTCACGATCCACAGAAAGCCGCCGAACTTTTCGACCTCATGGCAAAATTTGCAGAATATGGTTTTAATAAAAGTCACACAGCCGCCTATGGCTGGGTAACGTACCAAACAGCATGGCTCAAAACATATTATCCAACTGAATTTATGACTGCAATAATGACCTGTGACTTAGATAACACGGATAAAATTGTGGGTTACGTTCGTGATTGTAAAAGAATGAAAATCGCCATTCGCCCTCCTTGTGTCAATTATTCTCGTTTCGAATTTAGCATTCCTGCGGATAAAATTATTCAATTTGGCTTAGGTGCCGTTAAAGGACTTGGATCTGGCATTATCAATATGATCGTTGAAGAACGTGAAAAAAACGGTATCTTTACCACTGTCCCAGAATTTATTGCTCGATTAGATGCTAGAAAATTAAATAAAAAAGTAATGGAAAGCCTTATAAAAGCTGGCGCTTTCGATTCAATCGCTAGCAATCGAGCCGAGCTTATAGCCAATTCAGATACATGGCTCAAAACAATTGCAAAAGAAGCTGAGCGTGAAGAAAGTACCAGTTTTGATATATTTGCTATGTTTACAGATGAGACTCCAACAATAAATCCAAAAGTATCTGGAGCAAATAGCTATCCTATAGTAGAAAATAATAAGAAAAACCAAAGTGACTTTGTATTTCTCCCCAATATTCTCCCCACAAAAGTGCGTTCCGAAAATTGTCCGACAAAAATAGCAAATGCACTCTTACCGATTCAAATAAAACCAACTCGCCCTTGGACATTTTATGAGCAATTGGCGCATGAGTTTGCCACCCTCGGTTTTTATATGTCAGGCCATCCAGCCGATCTTATTCGTGCTGACTTAAAAGAAATCTCAGAAATTTCTCTAGATCAAGCCATTCTTTATTTAGAACCAGATGAAGTTCCTGACTATAAGAGAAAAACTGTGAAAGTCGCAGGTATTGTTACATTAAACCAAGAGAAAAAAAACAAAGACGGCAATGCTTTTTTAGTCTTAAAATTAGAAGATGGCTATGGTGAACTTGAAGTAACGTTATTCAGTAAACAATATGCTGCACTCACTGAATCGGTAAAAATGGGCGATGCACTCGTAGTGGAATGTAAAATTAAAAAAGGCATTGAGGATGGAACAGTTAAAGGCATTGTCCAAAGTATTGATCGCGTTTCCAACAAAAGAATTGAACTTGTAAAAAGAATTATTCTTGCTACTGAAGAAAACTTTATAAAGAGCAAAGAAAATCTACAAAAGCTTATTCACATTCTTCTAACAAACAAAGGTAAAACTCCTCTTTATATGGATATTTCTATACCAAATCATAAACTCAGATTAAAAGCTAAAATGGGAAATCACTACGTCACACCTACTGATAATTTCATTTTAGAAATCGAAAACGCTTGGCCAGGCTTAGTTCGAGTCGAACGGGTTTACCATTATCAAATAGCAGAATAA
- a CDS encoding DUF507 family protein: MKLSSEQLERLAERVFKVLKSSGHIELDYDTEERIEEKVIEQISNVLEDDSRTEDRLSREAERLVSAQSQIAKSSGKSFESLVEEVKVRLARSKRVILGDEPERADSLAEKVLKAIWKIDGIDFFSEDMKVQNCIARAIHRFRVEDDRIIEAVEKIVNKKSGEESYNHAWCIAFDKCYNEVRQRIANQKSSDETTTVGG, encoded by the coding sequence ATGAAACTCTCATCAGAACAACTCGAACGACTCGCAGAACGTGTGTTTAAAGTTCTTAAGAGTTCAGGACATATTGAACTTGACTATGATACCGAAGAACGGATTGAAGAGAAAGTTATTGAACAAATTTCGAATGTTCTCGAAGATGACTCCCGCACTGAAGACCGTCTCTCACGTGAAGCAGAGCGCCTCGTGTCTGCCCAAAGCCAAATAGCTAAGTCCTCTGGCAAAAGCTTTGAAAGCCTAGTTGAAGAAGTCAAAGTTCGCCTTGCACGCTCAAAACGCGTGATTCTAGGTGATGAGCCAGAACGTGCTGACTCCCTCGCAGAAAAAGTTTTAAAAGCCATTTGGAAAATAGATGGTATCGATTTCTTTAGTGAAGATATGAAAGTACAAAACTGTATTGCCCGCGCAATCCATCGTTTTCGTGTTGAAGACGACCGCATCATTGAAGCCGTCGAAAAAATAGTGAATAAGAAGAGTGGTGAAGAATCATACAACCACGCTTGGTGTATTGCATTCGATAAATGCTACAACGAAGTCCGCCAACGTATTGCCAATCAAAAATCATCTGATGAAACAACAACTGTGGGCGGCTAA